In a single window of the Candidatus Poribacteria bacterium genome:
- a CDS encoding sugar phosphate isomerase/epimerase codes for MSLKLSIRENMAPGRTLMEKFHSLKELGFDGIELTTSSSLERLGEIKAAMRETGIQPSITSARGGAILDARKGERDLAVKAHKDALTLAGEIGAVGVLSVPLIAVKMGGRPRINDLSPLASTQELERKLLVELYRDICEHAEKVGAYLIIEPLNRYEQWWPCTLADAVGICKEVGHPNCKIMADLFHMNIEERDIAQSIQEAKDYIVNVHLADSNRLTPGHGHTDFKSAFRALKDIGYEYFCALECGVPGDRWEELKRTVEYLRKIYDEA; via the coding sequence GAAGAACGCTGATGGAGAAGTTTCACTCGCTCAAGGAGCTCGGATTTGACGGGATAGAGCTTACCACGAGCAGCAGCCTTGAGAGGTTAGGCGAGATTAAAGCAGCTATGAGGGAAACCGGCATACAGCCCTCCATCACATCGGCGCGCGGTGGTGCGATACTGGACGCGCGTAAAGGGGAGAGGGATCTGGCGGTTAAGGCGCATAAGGATGCTTTGACGCTTGCCGGGGAGATAGGAGCGGTGGGCGTGCTTTCGGTGCCGTTGATCGCCGTCAAGATGGGCGGCAGGCCCAGGATAAACGATCTCTCACCGCTTGCCTCAACTCAGGAGCTGGAGAGAAAACTACTGGTGGAGCTTTACAGGGATATATGTGAACACGCCGAGAAGGTGGGGGCGTATCTGATAATCGAGCCGCTCAACCGATATGAACAGTGGTGGCCTTGCACGTTGGCCGACGCCGTGGGCATCTGCAAGGAGGTCGGACATCCCAACTGTAAGATAATGGCGGATCTGTTTCACATGAACATCGAGGAAAGAGACATAGCTCAGAGCATACAGGAGGCCAAAGACTACATCGTAAACGTCCACCTTGCCGACAGCAACAGACTTACGCCCGGTCACGGCCACACGGATTTCAAATCCGCCTTCAGGGCGCTTAAAGATATAGGATACGAATACTTCTGTGCCCTGGAATGTGGCGTGCCCGGAGATAGATGGGAGGAGCTTAAAAGAACGGTGGAGTATCTCAGAAAGATATACGATGAGGCATAG